A genomic region of Arachis stenosperma cultivar V10309 chromosome 9, arast.V10309.gnm1.PFL2, whole genome shotgun sequence contains the following coding sequences:
- the LOC130950351 gene encoding F-box/kelch-repeat protein At3g23880-like, producing the protein MTRPRLLLETDRGFGIFSVQSVFNNSSPPTEDACFQMDDDVRILGSCNGLFCLALISGNRRWESIRLWNPCTRLASDWWKIRQEWPMIGDYMYGFGYDHVHDNYKFIEGSWALGYKVHTFGSNSWTTIIQDLPFYPQLAIGKFVNGTLNWVAKPLDNSLEWVIISFDLANENCCPMSPPNMDHVDYDYRTGIYAKLGVLRNNLCVCFNENYSRLALWEMKEHGVQESWTKLLTIPREHDVPRRAYEFPRLHSFRVLYIMENDDVLAVYYYSNACKLLMFNANVGQLSHPNLYKAGLLNCYVYHESLVSPSHLGLPCFLYGSTTD; encoded by the coding sequence ATGACCCGCCCACGACTCCTATTGGAAACTGATCGCGGATTCGGAATTTTCTCGGTGCAGTCTGTGTTTAACAATTCATCCCCGCCTACTGAGGATGCCTGCTTCCAGATGGATGATGATGTGCGTATCTTGGGTTCCTGCAATGGCTTGTTCTGCCTCGCCTTGATCAGCGGTAATAGACGCTGGGAATCCATCAGATTGTGGAACCCTTGTACCAGATTGGCTTCCGATTGGTGGAAAATTCGGCAAGAGTGGCCCATGATCGGGGATTACATGTATGGTTTTGGCTATGATCATGTGCATGATAATTACAAGTTTATTGAGGGTTCTTGGGCACTCGGCTACAAAGTTCACACCTTTGGTTCCAATTCTTGGACAACCATCATTCAAGATCTTCCATTTTATCCCCAGCTGGCGATAGGGAAGTTTGTGAATGGCACTCTCAATTGGGTAGCTAAGCCTCTTGACAACAGCTTAGAATGGGTTATCATTTCCTTTGACTTGGCCAACGAGAATTGTTGCCCAATGTCCCCGCCTAATATGGATCATGTTGATTACGATTATCGTACTGGTATCTATGCTAAGTTGGGTGTCTTGAGGAACAACCTTTGTGTTTGTTTCAATGAAAACTATAGTCGTTTGGCTTTGTGGGAGATGAAGGAGCATGGGGTTCAAGAGTCTTGGACTAAGTTGCTCACCATACCTAGGGAGCATGATGTACCCCGCCGGGCTTATGAATTCCCACGGCTTCATTCATTTAGAGTCTTGTACATCATGGAAAATGATGACGTTCTGGCTGTTTACTATTATTCCAATGCTTGCAAATTACTTATGTTTAATGCAAATGTTGGCCAGCTATCGCATCCAAATCTTTACAAAGCAGGTCTTCTGAACTGCTATGTTTATCATGAAAGCTTGGTTTCGCCCTCCCATTTAGGTCTTCCATGTTTTTTATATGGATCCACTACTGATTAA